A stretch of Rhodoferax potami DNA encodes these proteins:
- a CDS encoding helix-turn-helix domain-containing protein, producing MNAKTKPPVAKTAETVEMGSGNVFADLGLPDADERHLRVQLATRLNDLLKAEGLTQAAAAKRLGIAQPHVSELKNYKLGRFSSERLLHYITLMNRDVEIFIRPRAALSLAGVATGAVTVWAAA from the coding sequence ATGAACGCTAAAACTAAACCACCGGTAGCAAAAACCGCTGAGACCGTTGAAATGGGTTCGGGCAATGTGTTTGCAGATTTGGGCCTGCCCGACGCGGACGAACGCCACCTGCGCGTGCAGCTGGCCACCCGGCTCAATGACTTGCTCAAGGCCGAAGGTCTGACCCAAGCGGCAGCGGCCAAGCGCCTTGGTATTGCGCAGCCGCATGTGTCTGAACTCAAAAACTACAAACTCGGCCGCTTCTCCAGCGAGCGCCTGTTGCACTACATCACGCTAATGAATCGCGACGTAGAGATCTTTATTCGCCCTCGTGCTGCGTTGTCATTGGCGGGTGTTGCTACTGGGGCTGTGACGGTATGGGCGGCGGCGTAA
- a CDS encoding type II toxin-antitoxin system RelE/ParE family toxin gives MPVSHSEKPLHWVGSAKKDLLALPDEVIDDFGYALGAVQLGATPAQAKPWKGEGPGVLELVENHRGDTFRAVYTVRFAKAVYVLHCFQKKSPSGIKTAQSDIDLIHERLKLAQQHYKDHHER, from the coding sequence ATGCCTGTATCGCACTCCGAAAAGCCGCTTCACTGGGTTGGCTCCGCCAAGAAAGACCTCTTGGCATTGCCTGACGAGGTGATTGACGACTTTGGGTACGCGTTAGGCGCGGTGCAGTTGGGTGCCACGCCTGCGCAAGCCAAGCCGTGGAAGGGCGAAGGCCCCGGCGTGCTGGAGCTGGTAGAGAACCACCGGGGCGACACCTTTCGTGCGGTGTACACGGTGCGGTTTGCCAAGGCGGTGTATGTGCTGCACTGCTTTCAAAAGAAGTCACCCAGCGGCATCAAAACGGCGCAGAGTGACATTGACCTGATTCACGAGCGCCTGAAGTTGGCACAGCAACATTACAAGGATCACCATGAACGCTAA
- a CDS encoding restriction endonuclease subunit S has product MIGIQKLGDVAEFIRDGTHGSPVRVEKGIPVLSAMNVKGGVLNFETDRFTSIDEFESFNRRLPLAAGDLLLTIVGTIGRSAVIDEVRPLVFQRSVAVVRPKHKLLNSRFLFHVTQSRNFQNQLDRAANKSSQAGVYLGKLGDVEVPIPPLEEQRRIAAILDQAETLLTQRRQALAHLDTLTQSLFLDMFGDVERNPKGHPKMSLGSLVKLKSGDFLPASKMAAAGQHPVYGGNGINGLHDSYMFEESKIVIGRVGAYCGCVHVTKPQSWITDNALYLDSVDQACDMVYLAFALTEARLNQYASQSGQPLISGSRISPVPMLVPPLSLQQTFATRIQAIEALKATHRTALAQLDALFASLQQRAFAGEL; this is encoded by the coding sequence GTGATTGGCATCCAAAAGCTTGGTGATGTTGCGGAGTTCATTCGTGACGGTACACACGGTTCGCCGGTGCGTGTTGAGAAAGGCATTCCTGTTCTCAGCGCAATGAACGTCAAAGGCGGTGTGCTGAATTTCGAAACGGACCGATTCACTTCGATTGACGAGTTTGAATCTTTTAATCGGCGATTGCCATTGGCTGCGGGCGATCTACTTCTGACAATTGTTGGGACTATTGGCCGGTCAGCTGTCATCGATGAGGTTCGGCCGTTGGTTTTTCAGCGTAGTGTTGCGGTCGTTCGACCGAAGCACAAGTTGTTGAATTCACGCTTTCTATTCCACGTTACACAGAGCCGGAATTTTCAGAACCAGCTTGATCGTGCTGCCAACAAGTCGTCACAAGCGGGGGTCTATCTAGGTAAGTTGGGTGATGTAGAAGTTCCGATTCCCCCGCTGGAAGAGCAACGCCGCATCGCCGCCATCCTGGACCAGGCCGAAACCCTCCTAACCCAACGCCGCCAAGCCCTGGCCCACCTCGACACCCTCACCCAGTCCCTCTTTCTCGATATGTTTGGCGACGTTGAGCGGAACCCAAAAGGACATCCCAAGATGTCGCTCGGAAGTCTGGTGAAGCTAAAGAGCGGTGATTTCCTTCCAGCCTCGAAAATGGCGGCTGCCGGACAGCACCCTGTTTACGGAGGCAACGGCATAAACGGCTTGCACGATTCGTACATGTTCGAGGAGTCGAAAATTGTGATTGGGCGGGTTGGCGCTTACTGCGGATGTGTCCACGTCACAAAACCGCAAAGCTGGATTACCGACAATGCACTGTATTTGGATAGCGTTGATCAGGCATGCGACATGGTGTATTTGGCGTTCGCTCTAACCGAAGCTAGATTGAACCAGTACGCAAGTCAGTCGGGACAGCCTTTGATTTCCGGTTCAAGGATTTCGCCAGTTCCTATGCTGGTGCCCCCACTCTCCCTCCAACAAACCTTCGCCACCCGCATCCAAGCCATCGAAGCCCTCAAAGCCACCCACCGCACCGCCTTGGCCCAGCTAGACGCCCTGTTCGCCTCGCTGCAGCAGCGGGCGTTTGCGGGGGAGTTGTAA